CCGGCGGGATCGACCTGTCGCTCGGGGCGGTGCTCGCGCTGGGCATGGCGGTGTTCGCGGTCACCGCGCCGGACAGCACCGGCGGCGTGCTGGCCGCCATGGCGCTGGCGCTGGTTGTCACCATGCTCGCCGGGGCGGCCAACGGCGCCCTGGTGGCGTTCGCCGGGCTGCCGCCGATCATCGTCACGCTGGCCGCGTCGTTCCTGTGGGGCGGCGTCACCCTGATCGTGCTGCCGCAGCCCGGCGGGCACGTCCCGGCCGGGCTGGTACGGGCGTACAACCAGGGCTGGTACGGCCTGGCGCTGCCCGCGGTCGCGGTGCTGCTGGCCCTGGGCCTGTGGAAGCTGGTCAAGACGACCCGCTTCGGGCTGGCCCTGTACGCGGTCGGCGGCAACGAGCACGGCGCGTTCGCCAGCGGCATCGACACCCGCCGGACCAAGATCCTCGGGTACGCCCTGGCGGGCCTGTTCACCGGGCTGGCCGGCATCGGGCTGGCCATCCAGACCGGCTCCGGCGACCCGACGATCGGCGCGCCGTACACGCTGAACTCGATCGCGGTCGCGGTGCTCGGCGGGATCAGCTTCTTCGGCGGGGTGGGACGGATGCGCGGCACCCTGCTGGGCGC
This genomic stretch from Phytohabitans rumicis harbors:
- a CDS encoding ABC transporter permease, whose translation is MRDWAGRNLDLVGLGALLAVVLVAYQRLDPTLLEPATVTILSAQFLPLILAAVAQTIVMLTGGIDLSLGAVLALGMAVFAVTAPDSTGGVLAAMALALVVTMLAGAANGALVAFAGLPPIIVTLAASFLWGGVTLIVLPQPGGHVPAGLVRAYNQGWYGLALPAVAVLLALGLWKLVKTTRFGLALYAVGGNEHGAFASGIDTRRTKILGYALAGLFTGLAGIGLAIQTGSGDPTIGAPYTLNSIAVAVLGGISFFGGVGRMRGTLLGALLLGLLTNLLLFTGISTFYQMILQGVVLVVAVAIKTLATRERVA